In Apis cerana isolate GH-2021 linkage group LG6, AcerK_1.0, whole genome shotgun sequence, the following are encoded in one genomic region:
- the LOC114577606 gene encoding uncharacterized protein LOC114577606: MVKKNDIILKQSSSFIATNSELPIVDISAFDYDAYRFKLVETALRNQYNNYQPPGDVVMNSIHLNNNDSTIALRLNNQYHHSLFDFVEEYYDATKGMSKKETEYLHPLDHFLIKGTQKPETVEKETETKRVEMADVGGQDERSPKISFYDDTVVDGSIQRRQDLVVKGSLKPSKPRPSSAGADSTTSRLSTLPRSTIKKSATKFSRTNSSTDSGSSKRETFFFNSHRREDKILSFIDGVERESMNCSTISSIDTESVRSMSSKYRDIHSSHSRDSSIGSRPCVAEKPHFVPWLAGNPEKSFNKKYVNPDRISLRASETCKKKMSRKLSNSFKHRTSKLSIQNNSGWVDQAVKSLPQLDKNSGKDGSRLVAASKDEEARSNVQVGKLEVIKSETEKLAKIDLPSVGNLSARNDSLTRSRRSSIKNPSEGSSPRVQARKTIDSLMEMAGDSGEETRLAAQTRSKRATSEDENAEEYSRRLSGKQEQPAEKLGKVSSDRKQGSRNVSPVLLAKQQSAPKPELSTESFPTKDEIRENLRQTGFDRLKSNEKRKETSEMNVKTRDGIKRIYQDGQQARMGQNSPRSNAYERRNTSDSLTRSKEEEKASEVGRRKTSSGIKNFGKSNANKMPFEKAKSLHQRVTGSKLNTDNVSSARSMQISKSSKPLMGEMKCSRVGKMERVGFESNRIQELKENGPDDLKLPRRDSKAGIAMQAGLKKYIKKLKRVLSDRDNTNIGELASLSLTDAILPDLESTLSSVEVQEVQNLLNMAEKKSELLQKNISVL, encoded by the exons ATGGTGAAGAAAAACGACATTATCCTGAAACAATCGTCCTCGTTCATCGCCACCAACTCTGAATTACCGATCGTCGATATATCGGCGTTCGATTACGACGCGTACCGGTTCAAATTGGTAGAGACGGCATTGAGGAATCAATACAACAATTATCAACCACCTGGCGACGTTGTCATGAACTCCATCCATTTGAACAACAACGATTCCACGATCGCTTTGAGACTGAACAATCAGTATCACCACAGCCTGTTCGACTTTGTGGAGGAGTATTACGACGCGACCAAGGGTATGAGCAAAAAGGAAACCGAGTATTTGCATCCATTGGATCATTTTCTGATAAAGGGGACGCAGAAGCCGGAAACGGTGGAGAAGGAAACGGAAACGAAGCGCGTGGAGATGGCCGACGTTGGTGGACAGGATGAAAGATCGCCCAAGATTTCGTTTTACGATGATACCGTTGTGGATGGCTCGATACAGAGGAGACAAG ACCTGGTCGTTAAGGGAAGCTTGAAACCGTCGAAACCGAGGCCATCGAGCGCAGGAGCGGACTCGACCACTTCGAGGCTATCAACGTTGCCACGGTCCACGATCAAGAAGAGCGCGACGAAATTCTCCAGGACGAATTCGAGCACCGATTCGGGGAGCTCGAAGCGGGAAACGTTCTTCTTCAACTCGCACAGACGCGAGGACAAAATTCTGTCGTTCATCGACGGAGTCGAAAGGGAGTCGATGAATTGCTCGACTATCAGCTCGATCGACACCGAGAGTGTACGCAGCATGTCGAGCAAGTATCGAGACATTCACTCTTCCCACTCCCGCGATTCATCGATCGGCTCGAGGCCATGCGTCGCGGAGAAGCCGCACTTTGTGCCCTGGCTGGCCGGAAATCCGGAGAAATCGTTCAACAAGAAGTACGTGAACCCTGATAGGATATCGTTGAGGGCGTCGGAAACGTGCAAGAAAAAGATGTCGAGGAAATTGAGCAACTCGTTCAAACACCGGACTAGCAAACTGTCCATTCAAAATAACTCGGGATGGGTGGATCAGGCGGTGAAAAGTCTTCCCCAATTGGACAAGAATTCGGGGAAAGATGGGTCGAGGTTGGTTGCCGCGAGTAAGGACGAAGAGGCGAGATCGAACGTTCAAGTTGGCAAACTGGAGGTGATCAAAAGCGAGACTGAAAAGTTGGCGAAGATCGATTTACCATCCGTGGGTAATTTGTCGGCGAGGAACGATTCGCTGACCCGTTCGCGCCGTTCCTCGATTAAGAATCCGTCCGAGGGGAGCTCGCCAAGGGTACAGGCGCggaaaacgatcgattcgttGATGGAGATGGCGGGAGATTCCGGCGAGGAGACGAGATTAGCAGCGCAGACCAGGTCGAAGAGGGCCACGAGCGAGGATGAAAACGCGGAAGAGTACTCGAGGAGATTGTCGGGGAAACAGGAGCAGCCGGCTGAGAAACTCGGCAAAGTTTCGAGCGACAGGAAACAAGGCTCGCGAAACGTCAGCCCTGTGCTACTGGCGAAACAACAGTCTGCGCCGAAACCGGAACTTTCCACGGAATCGTTCCCCACGAAAGACGAGATTCGAGAAAACCTTCGCCAAACGGGTTTCGACAGGTTGAAGAGTAACGAGAAACGGAAAGAGACGTCGGAGATGAATGTGAAAACGAGAGATGGTATTAAGAGGATATATCAGGATGGGCAACAGGCGAGGATGGGTCAAAATTCCCCTAGATCGAACGCGTACGAGAGGAGGAACACGAGCGACTCGTTAACGAGAAgcaaggaagaggagaaggcgAGCGAGGTTGGTCGTAGGAAAACTTCGAGCGGGATCAAGAATTTTGGTAAAAGCAACGCGAATAAGATGCCCTTCGAAAAGGCGAAAAGCTTGCATCAAAGGGTGACGGGTTCGAAATTGAACACCGATAACGTGAGCAGCGCTCGATCGATGCAGATCAGCAAGTCGAGCAAGCCGCTAATGGGCGAGATGAAGTGTTCGAGGGTTGGGAAGATGGAGAGAGTCGGATTCGAGTCGAATCGGATTCAAGAATTGAAGGAAAACGGGCCAGACGACTTGAAATTGCCGCGTCGTGACTCGAAGGCTGGCATAGCTATGCAGGCGGGATTGAAGAAGTATATCAAGAAGTTGAAACGGGTGTTGTCCGATCGCGACAACACGAATATCGGTGAGTTGGCCTCTTTGAGCCTTACCGACGCCATCTTGCCCGATCTTGAGTCGACGTTGTCGTCGGTCGAGGTCCAGGAGGTGCAGAATCTGTTGAACATGGCCGAGAAGAAGTCCGAGTTGTTGCAGAAGAATATTTCTGTATTGTGA